The genomic segment CGGAGCGTGAAGAATCTCCGAATATTGTCTCCTGTCTGAAGGAATTATACGGTTACGCAACCAACAACACATCAGGAGGTCtaaaacgccacatcaaagcaagtCATCTTGAAAGCGATTTTGGAATttgacataaaagtaagtgcgcaatatcatagcattattaatttttaacacCCCAGCCCTGGTGGGACGGCCTCGCGGCGCGGGAAAttgtatcgagggcttcgaccaatagccgttcgacgttcatctacgtagataacattcgATGCTTTTATTGGTTAAAGCCTTAGATATAATTCGtgccgcggcgcggttgtcatgcaaaccTTGCTGCCGGGTGACGCGAActatatcgagcgcttcgaccaataaacaatATGGATGCTATCTaagtagatggacgtcaaacggctattggtcgtgCAGACCCTACTGGTATCAACTGCATACCATTTGGTTTTTTAGAGTGTCTTAGTCAGATATGGCCCTAATGGCTATTCTTTGCGCTGCTGAGCAAACACCTCCCTCTAATTGTTCCACTCCACTCTTGTGCTTCTTCCTAGCAGTGCAAGCAGGTATCAACCTCATCGCGTTATCTCCACTTTGGCCCACCATGCCTCGATTGTCCTAcgaatatacttttttttttttaaaaagaacatacatacataaactcacgcccgcaaaccctcatgaggtgggcagagccacaagtaatcaaagacatctTGCACCtgctgttgatacgatgtcctaagatgaatatgatgaactttatggtgacaagggttCATCACCCATAAGTCCATCATgtaagaaaggacacaatccctctgtcgaatTACGACAAGCAGTTGAACgtgttgtgtttatgttttaaaaagaaatatggtacttatatacttactctTTATAAACCATCTCCTGATGTTCAGGATGGCAACCTAGCAGCATCAGAGCGTAGGCGATGACGAGCGCCGTGGTGTCGTTGCCCGCGATGGTGATGGAATCGATGTGTTCTCTCAGCTCCGTGTTCGTAAACTTGTTGTTTCTTTCCAGCAGCAGCTCTAGCAAGTCCTTACGACCTCCTTGGAAGTGAAGATGTAGGTTAAGTAGGGTGGTGGCTAAGTTAGACTAGGTACGGTACTTAATACTGAAATGAGCTTGAGTTGTAGAAAAgcacttacttaattatttaagtaaggtTTGATTGTCAGCTGCTGTATTTTGTGGTAAAATCTTATTATAGGTGtgacatataataaaaaatgaatattttgttagtagtaagtactcagatcaaaaaacacctccatcaacccgcagtggagcagcgtggtggagtatgctccataccccgtccggttgatttaggggaggcctgtgcccagcagagggacatatataggctgtttatgttatgtagtggGTAAGTATACGATTCAAGCTTTTATGTTCGTTAAACATATTCATACAGAATTGAGCAATCTATATGTAtaaaagggtgttagtgacgtcgtaacgaatattaagggggatgattctgagaagatcaagtagaattttccgttacaaaattaatgattctgagttgatatcaacttgaGTTTATATAAACTTTAGTTTGctgtaataaagtttatttaaactccacttgatatcaactcagaatcatggtctagatcatccctcaaagttttcgttacgacgtcactaataccctgtatatggtCTGACGTCACAGAGCTTGTGCTTctcctcacgcctatttcccaccaaataattataaagtaagtACACACCTTTACTtgctatgtggccatttttctCGAATAATTCTCTCTTCTTGTTTACGACCtagaacaaataaaattatgtaccctgagcgatgagaaaataggtaattatcacgttaattccgaacagcgccatctatatttataaCGTAGTATTATATTTGTAACGTATTTAGGGAACGTAGTCTAGATAGTTCCTCattcatctaaaatagcaatattgcaatttggcatttgcgcttatacaattaagtgtgcaatttcaacaaatatcaaacataagtacctacttattgcttttttagatgacttgcttcaatatggccttttttataaaacaactaaaACAATTTAGATGAGAATGCCCAATAGCATTATTTTAGGTAATatctttgtacagtcatgagcaatataatgtacccactttaggactctgtcgcactaacatatttaacatttagtgagacttacagtgcaatttgtcaaaaaacatcacgtgacatggtaccaaagtgtatgcatgtGGCCGTACTAGGTAAACAGAGACACACCTCGTCAGTGAACTTGTGCGTCATATCGATGCTCTCCTTCTGCAGCTTGGCGTAGCTGGTGAGGTTGAAGAGTGCGTCGGGTTGCAGCCAGGCCTTAAAGAGGCGCAGGTTGATGATGGACATGACGGTGTGGCGCGCGCGCAGGTACGGCGTGTCCGGGTGGTGCTGCACGTCCATGCGCTCGCCCATCGCCGTCTCTACAAACATCAACAATCAATATTGAtagacaaaatctttattttaagtcTAAGACGTACTAAGATATAAAATTTTGACCATATTTGAAATGTTACACTTGAAACTAAATATGCTATAGGCTATAGCTCGGCTGATGTCGTATCCTCagaattttatttgaaatagtaATTGATGTTGCTTAATTGAATCTAAAACCGAGTTCCCACAATTCCGACAGGACAAGGTTCCGACAGGACAAGGTTGCTGTCCTATCGGAACCTCGTCCTGTCGGAATCGTGTCCTGTCGGAGCTGTGTCCTGACGGTGCTATGTTCTGTCGAAGTTGTGTTTTGACGGAATTCGGTTTTAGATTTGGTCATAGTATATGTatacgcttctgtaaaaaaaccgaacctgtcaactcttctggttaggtaagcggaccccgtaaaAATAGGATTACGCTACAGAGATAAAAATACACGTTGcatcataaattcataacaTTGATGTTTTCGGCGCAGCAATTCATAGTAccagggtggtattaataaactaatctcagctgagactgccctcaagaccatgctcaagcccctgtttttatattagaactgtcatattgacatgatcttgagggcagtcacGAAGCTaaggttagtttattaataccgcctCTAATGAGGTTTAGGATTTGTCTCATTGTTAATTTGTCAAACGTCTATATTCCAAGAACCACCGAACATTTACTAGATTTTGTGAGCGAATATAGCAAAACCTCTTCAGTAGTTATAATTTTTTACGAATAGTTGTCGTCATGAGTTTACcgtattaagttttttttttatttacactaCCATTAGGAAGAATTCTGTTTGAAAGTAAACAAAATGATGTAGCACGTCCTAGTAGATGAGATCACCAGATCATGTATCATGGAAGGCTTCACCGTTCGTACAAATAGACGTAAGTACATCAACAAAAGACTCTTCGCAAAATTTTAACCTACATGTCAACAAATAGACGTATATTCGCCACTTTTTTAATGATTTACGTAagtttacataagtacttagtaacCATAAAGTCAATATGGATTACGTACAATCCACGGGTCAATAAGTGTgtaagagattgctacttagcaataaggccgcttattgtaGTCTCCTACTTATctattgtttgtatttttttatttcctgcgcgtgcaatgaagtatttgttatgttaaggtACACAAGAACTTAGTTCGATCCGCATGATCGGAATTATgtactttgattattttatcAAGTGTTTACAAACGCGAACCTTTGTCTCCGGTACCTTATTATTTACCGAAACCCACTTATTGCATGCGTGAGATGCCCTCGGGCCGTACCTGGCTGTGTGGTCGGATTGCTTTGCCCTACCAATCGGacgacagatttttttttcatattggTCCGATTAACCAGATTTATCCGACCTACAAATAAAAGTTGATCCAATTACAAGAAATTGCAATTCCGCTTCgacttacttcttcttctatcgtgtgggttgtgaggtgaagtaccaacctcatcaaccctgttgtcagggttactattgagccgccaaaggcccctgatacaaccagagtaaaagaaagaacaatttgaaaaagataagcagccagtgtctttaaggctttttacaacaggaacatttccATTTTGggtacattcccgggaacggcacatcactacttaatatacagggtgttagtaacatcgtaacgaaaactttgacagatgattcagaccatgattctgagttgatatcatgtggaattttccgtcgcataagtatggaatttaaattaattaaaaaaaaagctaagatttcatgaattttccgacaggaaattccacttgatattaacttagaatcatggcctgaatcatccccctcaatattcgttacgatgtcactaacactctgtatagtacGCCATGCTCGACGTGGAGTCCCCAAAAGGAACTAGTAAAGTATCAAAACTTACCGAACACAATATCGAGCATGCAAGACGTGATGTAGGGGTAGATATCGAAGTCCTTCTGGCCGCACTGTTCGTCGAGCCGCTGGACGAGCACGTTCGCTTGTTCGGCAAACACGTCCACATACTCCTCAATAATGCGGTTGTGGAAGATTGGTAGTAGAAGACGGCGGTGCACTTTCCACAGATCCACTGAAAGAAGTAAATATATACTTTAATTAAATGGAATAcacgtgatagttttttttatattaattttatttgattttacatgatttaattttaattttaataatgaaatctaatctaatttacttataattatggatattaatctgaaataaataatttgaattgatatTTACAACCCCTTCAATAATCTAAAACTtccaccttcttcttcttatcgtgtgggttgtgaggtggaataccaacctcatcaaccgtggtgtcagggttatgattgagccgccaaaggcccctgagatggctcataaccgggaccaacggcttaatgtgccttccgtgcacggatcatcttactttcgtaaaATCAGGtgaactagtgatcacaaagtgatctttgtgacatgtccccactgggatttgaatccggggcctccggatcgtgagttcaacgctcaaccactagaccacagatgcCGTTAAAAGTTCCACCGATTTTATTCCTCAATTCGCTTGCACGCGATCTTTTCAATAATTGAGTacgtcagaatcgaagcaaatggaattccacagtctctgcgtAACCTAATgtaaaataggcgtgagttaatgtatgtatgtattaaatactttctggtaaggtacttatataatatatattccaAATACGTATAGTCCAATGCAGACCTGCAACCTTCATAATCGGAATGCGTTTGACCACTGAAagtcaaaaatcaaaattcatttatGCCTGTATATGTGTACGTTGCATACCTATTCTGTAAAGActtaattatacaattttaataagGTCAGCCACCTCTGATCGATATACTTACAAAATTCTCGATTAAGTAgatcgattttattttattgttaaacgttttataacaaatatacaataaggtATTGTCAGAACATCATCCACAAGTTGCGAGTTGGATTCTGGATCACAATTTGTATGTatttctcaatcggggagcgctgCTTTGAACTCCTACCGGACTTGCCTCACTGAGCTAATTGagatagttgtgagcttattttatgttatgttacgtccTTTTAGATAAGTGTGAATCGAGTTATCAGTAAACCATCCGGGATAGAGGAGGTAGCTACGAACTTGTCTCATGATTAAATTCAGTTAAATTGATAACCTCGGAacatattacgtttttctattcGTCTCTGGAgcatatatacataacattaacataaacagcctatatacgtcccactgctgggcacaggcctcccctcaatcaaccggaggggtatggagcgtactccaccacgctgctccaatgcgggttggtggaggtggcttaacgtgccctccgaagcacggaatcatcttacttttttcggacaatcaggtgattcaaacctgaaaagtccttaccaaacaaaggacagtctcacaaagtgatttcgacaatggccccatcgggaatcgaacccggtcctccagatcgtgagcctaacgctctaaccactagaccacggaagctgttacgTAACATTATGCAAGTTTATATGCTAGTTGTCACATTGCAGTACATATTTACATGAATGAACTTCAATCTTTGAAGTACTGCCATACTGGGTATGGTTAATAATCATTTGCACTTAGCGGACACATTCTACCAGCACTAAGTGATCACACACAGTATTGTCTTTGTATAATAAAACCCAAGTAGTGTATTGTTGACGTTACTTTGACTACCTGCATCAACATCTTGGTACAAACATCCTATTTCTATAAATGCCATGAATGCAAGATGAAAAGAAAAACGTAGGTATACGTAATGTGACTACTATGTTGACTATCATTTTGAAtcaattaatttcttttttttttttttgacgtgactgccTAGGTTTCCCgcaaatgtcattaactacttgcggTGAGAGCtattacccggtacaaaatttaagacaacaggcctgagggtgcccagttgggagcgaacaacggctcagagcgtcgtctgaaatTAAAATGTTGGTGTTTGCGATCACAAATTATTCAGCTGCTATTTCCACCTGCTACGTGCAAAAACATTACGATTTTGTGACTTTTCAATTGGGCGCATCAAATCGATCTTAGAATCGATTCATAGCTCTATCACATGTCAAAAGACAGGAAAGATAGATTTACGTATCCTCTAATGCATGGAAGAGTGAGAAACAGTTAGAAACCAAAGCTACATCACAAGCAGTTCTTTTACCTACCACTTACTTATTATGTAACTACGTTGATGTATAATAGGGCCGATTTTTCATAGCCGCTACTGTTACGTGTCAGAAGACAGGAAAGATAGATTTATGTGTCCTCTAACGCATGGATAAGTTAGAAACTATTAGAAACCAAAGCTACATCGCAAGCAGTTCTTTTACCTACCACTTACTTATTATGTAACTACGTTGATGTATAATAGGGCCGATTTTCCATAGCCGCTACTGTTACGTGTCAAAAGACAGGAAAGATAGATTAACGCAAGGAAGACTTCGAAACAATAGCTACACCGTTCAAGTAGCTTTTTTACctgctacttacttactatgctactacattgatgtataatatgttactatattattttacatcAACAACTTCTCTTCACGCTACATACCATTACCAATTAATACCATTCAAGTATgtggtaaaaataatttatttcaattacgtATCATTTAAGGAAGGTTATACACATACAGATTGTGTTTTGCGATTGTGTCAAAATGAATAACTAAAGGACAACCTGTATCGCGCCGTCCTTTGAATATTTTTGGAAACGTCCTTTTATTGAAATTACGCCGAAAAGAATCAAAAAGTAAAGTAGGTACAGTAACATATCGTATAAGGACTTCGTACTGTATATTCTACCTACGAAAGTACAAGTAACTTATGCCTGTGTCCTTTTACGCCTATAAAAATTGGCATAGGTACGCCGTTATCATACCTACATGGAACCTTAGGTACTTACAGGCATAAGATAGTTAAACTTAAGTTCGTTCATGCAAAAGTATCCAGCTCTACTTAGCACGGTGTGATGTAACCGAAGTCCAACGACAAGGTTGTGGAGGTCTACAGAACTCAGCCAACTCACTTCAGAAAAAGAGTCAACTCACCCGGTGCTACGAAGAGTCCGTTGCCCAGCCAGGTCTGCAGGTACTTATAGGTGTTGTCCTTCTGTAGGCACGTCTCTAGAATCTTCTGGACGTCCTCCGGGATCAGCGTAACTGTCGACGATACACCTAACTCAATTTTCTTTCACAATATTCTACTTAATCATTAAACTAGAAGTCATAATCGATAAATTTTAAGAATTTACTCGAACGATTGCTGATCGACTGATGTACTCGTAAGTATTAGGTAATATAAATCTACCATCATTTGTATTTTACGTGATTTTAGGTTTGCCTCAGTATTAAATACTTggttggacaaatggggagcgctaagggctctcacataaaaaaacaagacaacaggcctgagggtgcccagatgggcgcgaactgCCTCTGGATCACTTTCGCCCGGGGCGCCTAACTCAATCAGCAAAAACGCAAATAGGCAAAAAATCTTGCGAGTAAGCTGAATCCTCAcagataattttaaataaaattatcaacaGGTACATACCGACGTAGAGAGCGGGCCCAATCCAAAGCTTCGTAATTCCTCCAGAGTCGTCCACTCGTTCCAAAAACGTTTCGACATTTTTCAATATTTCTGTAATTTATatattcattttgtattatatttatacaattttatgtaaattacctacttgtataagtatattttaagaCAAATCCTCACTTTCTGGTCCCCCAATGAACCAATGCGTGTGTCCAATCAGCGGCAAACTTCCAATATTCGATAACGTATCACTTAATTCATACAGCGGCTTGCGGATACGccgaaaataaatgtaataaaggAAAGCTGTGAAAAACACTAAAGTGAACACTAGCattttgattaatttatttgaaatatatttgttaatatataaaatatcagTGCAGATAGAAATTGGGCGCAAATGGAACGCTTCCCCGCGAAATTCGTAATAACACTGCGGCAGGAACTGCGCGAGCTAGGTGGTTTTATTACTTTGTGGACATACTCGCAAGGGCAGTACCTACCAGTAGTTGATACAATAACATATTACCGTAGACGCGACAAGATAAATAAACCTTATACACACAATGTCAATATTGACTCGAGAATATAACATCgctttaaaaattcaaaaatctttattattaggTCAAACCAAAAGAGAATGGCGCAAGGGTATACAATACGAGTACAATACATATGCAATTAGGCAATGCAAATAAGCGTAACTataggtaaataagtacttatgacTTGAGGAAAAAAATAAGCTGAACCTATTTTATGTGGAAAGCCCGTCCCTTACGGAATACTGAGCCTAAACGACCCGGAGCCCGGAAGACGATTTGTGACaacacttacttacctataagttTTATAACAGGTACATACATGACTGCTATCGATAATCTAGAACAGCACATCGGAACGTCTGTCGACTTAGACCAGCATGACAGATGACTGGTTACCCTCGAGGCGACGGATCCCAAAGTCTATACTTTGAACCCGGATGAGAGCCCTaagcgctccccttttgtccggtcaagtagccATTTAGCCATTTTAGTTTAGGACAACGGAACGttaaaaaaagcggccaagtgcgagtcggactcgcccatgaagggttccgtaacagcaagtaacataatataaaagtttttttttgttcctataaacttgagttgattgaatgaaaagtaaattacggtttacgatttatgatgtaagtattaaaaaaaaaaactacttactagatctggttcaaaccaattttcgttggtagtttgcatgctaatctacatcataattacgtatatattttttttagttttatcctcctcttattttagaagttaaggggggggacacattttaccaATTTGGAAGTGTCTcgcgcgcaaactattcagtttagaaaaaaatgatattacaaacctcaataccattttggaagacctatccatagatatcCCACACGTATGGGCttgatgaaaacatttttttttagtttcagttctatgtatggggacccccaaaatttattgtttttttttctatcattgcgtaaaaatcttaatgcggttcacagaatacacatatttatcaagtttcaacagtatagctattatagtttcggagaaaagtggctgtgacatacggacatacggacggacggacggacagacatgacgaatctataagggttccgttttttgccattaggctatggaaccctaaaaagtagtTTCAAAAGTCCGTAACTTGGATTAACCGATATGGCTACTCCTTATGAGTACGATTTGGTACATTAAAGCCTTTGTGTGCATTAAGCTGATGAATATAGCATGATGTTAATATTCGTACAGGATGCGATACCTCGGTCTACTTCTACGACATTCTTTCGAGTTTTAATATTCGTACCCAAGTATCGATGATTTCCGATAAATGCATATTGTTCATGCCTGCGAAAATAAACCCACGAGTGGTCATTCAACGCAACACGCTCGTTCGCCGTttgtaactaagtacctactgatTCTTAAATAAGGACCCTACCATAATATAAACCACcataatgtaatgtgtgtatattttaatattgtaaatgtatatgtgtgtcgtagattttacctaaataaactttattattattattttttattttttaatatatgactcacgactatatactaATTGGGGTAGTAACAAAGTACCCCCttaccgagcattctgttagacatCATCAGacaagtatccacacctcacttCCTAGTGAAGCCCTAATGCTCGCAAAAAGacataaaaatacgttttttataACACAATGTTGACTGCAATTTAACGAGCAGTTATTACGAAGCGTTGGAAACTATTTAAGTGAGACTT from the Pectinophora gossypiella chromosome 11, ilPecGoss1.1, whole genome shotgun sequence genome contains:
- the LOC126370871 gene encoding cytochrome P450 4C1-like gives rise to the protein MLVFTLVFFTAFLYYIYFRRIRKPLYELSDTLSNIGSLPLIGHTHWFIGGPEKILKNVETFLERVDDSGGITKLWIGPALYVVTLIPEDVQKILETCLQKDNTYKYLQTWLGNGLFVAPVDLWKVHRRLLLPIFHNRIIEEYVDVFAEQANVLVQRLDEQCGQKDFDIYPYITSCMLDIVFETAMGERMDVQHHPDTPYLRARHTVMSIINLRLFKAWLQPDALFNLTSYAKLQKESIDMTHKFTDEVVNKKRELFEKNGHIASKGGRKDLLELLLERNNKFTNTELREHIDSITIAGNDTTALVIAYALMLLGCHPEHQEMVYKEQETIFGDSSRSATKEDMNKMEYLERVIKETMRLYMVVPIIGRKTDKELKLSTCTIPPGVGLAVVPFAMHRSRHLWGPDVHQFNPDRFLPENSAKRHPCTFIPFSHGTRNCIGRHFGMLAMKMILSTVLRKYKVSSDIHTCDRLKIEILLFPVGGHMISIQKRE